A genomic region of Pelodiscus sinensis isolate JC-2024 chromosome 1, ASM4963464v1, whole genome shotgun sequence contains the following coding sequences:
- the POU3F3 gene encoding POU domain, class 3, transcription factor 3: protein MATAASNPYLPSNSILSAGSIVHSDSGGGGMQPGSVAVTSVSGGYRGDPSVKMVQSDFMQGAMAASNGGHMLSHAHQWVTALPHAAAAAAAAAAAAVEAGSPWSSSPVGMTGSPQQQQQQQQDVKGNSGRDDLHAGTALHHRPPHLGPPHQGHPGAWGATTAAHLPSMAGGQQQQSLIYSQPGGFTVNGMLSPPPGSQSLVHPGLVRGDTPELGDHPSHHHHHHHQHQHHQQHHGGVNSHDPHSDEDTPTSDDLEQFAKQFKQRRIKLGFTQADVGLALGTLYGNVFSQTTICRFEALQLSFKNMCKLKPLLNKWLEEADSSTGSPTSIDKIAAQGRKRKKRTSIEIKGFRRTEHLQLHLSELLLS, encoded by the exons aTGGCCACGGCGGCTTCTAACCCTTACCTCCCCAGCAACAGCATCCTGTCCGCCGGCTCCATCGTGCACTCGGACTCGGGAGGCGGGGGCATGCAGCCGGGCAGCGTCGCCGTCACCTCCGTCTCCGGCGGCTACCGGGGCGACCCCTCCGTCAAAATGGTCCAAAGTGACTTCATGCAGGGAGCAATGGCTGCGAGCAACGGCGGCCATATGCTGAGCCATGCCCACCAGTGGGTGACAGCCCTGCCTCAcgcggccgccgccgccgccgccgccgccgcagccGCCGTGGAAGCCGGCTCGCCCTGGTCCAGCAGCCCGGTGGGGATGaccggcagcccccagcagcagcagcagcagcagcaggatgtGAAAGGCAACTCCGGCCGAGACGACCTGCACGCCGGGACGGCGCTGCATCACAGGCCACCCCACCTGGGGCCCCCACACCAGGGCCACCCGGGCGCTTGGGGAGCCACCACCGCCGCCCACCTCCCGTCCATGGCTgggggacagcagcagcagtcgCTTATCTATTCCCAGCCGGGGGGTTTCACGGTGAACGGGATGCTGAGCCCTCCCCCTGGCAGCCAGAGCTTAGTGCACCCGGGACTGGTGAGGGGAGACACGCCGGAACTGGGGGACCACCCCAGCCACCACCATCACCATCACCACCAGCatcagcaccaccagcagcaccaCGGCGGGGTCAACAGCCACGACCCCCACTCGGATGAGGACACGCCGACCTCGGATGACCTGGAGCAGTTCGCCAAGCAGTTCAAGCAGCGGCGGATAAAGCTGGGCTTCACGCAGGCAGATGTGGGCTTGGCCCTGGGCACCCTGTACGGGAACGTCTTCTCCCAGACCACCATCTGCAGGTTTGAGGCTCTGCAGCTCAGCTTCAAGAACATGTGCAAGCTCAAGCCTTTGTTGAACAAGTGGCTGGAGGAAGCCGACTCCTCCACGGGCAGCCCCACGAGCATCGACAAGAtcgcagcccagggcaggaagaggaagaagcGGACCTCCATCGAG ATAAAGGGATTTAGAAGGACTGAGCATCTGCAGCTGCACTTATCTGAACTTCTCCTCTCCTAA